A genome region from Cryptococcus neoformans var. neoformans B-3501A chromosome 8, whole genome shotgun sequence includes the following:
- a CDS encoding hypothetical protein (HMMPfam hit to Spt4, Transcription initiation protein Spt4, score: 184.0, E(): 2.9e-52): MPPKSGRAELRACLVCSILQSTNDFLTQGCPNCEDILEMRGSAERVAECTSLLYDGMIAMIEPSESWVARWQRIDKRMRGIYAVRVTGRAPQDVIDAIEARGGVYRPRDAVED, translated from the exons ATGCCCCCTAAATCTGGAAGAGCAGAACTACGTGCTTGTCTCGTCTGTTCCATCTTACAATCTACAAACGACTTTTTGACACAAGGATGTCCCAACTGCGAAGATATCCTCGAG ATGAGAGGTTCAGCTGAAAGAGTGGCGGAATGTACGAGTTTGTTGTATGATGGTATGATTGCAATGATTGAGCCGTCCGAGAGCTGGGTTGCGAGATGGCAACGTATAG ATAAAAGGATGAGAGGTATTTACGCTGTGCGAGTGACAGGCCGGGCACCACAAGATGTGATTGATGCGATTGAAGCCAGGGGTGGTGTGTATAGACCCAGGGATGCGGTTGAAGATTAG
- a CDS encoding hypothetical protein (Match to EST gb|CF191131.1|CF191131; HMMPfam hit to Bromodomain, Bromodomain, score: 109.8, E(): 6.3e-30) has product MSSQTPLSDSLTTQEKLLLSQAVYKLGAFSWAEVSSLLLDHPCIKDATPHARPAKLFTPERCEGIYKELMGAIGINVPAPDGIKPHAKSHLRLAQNYYIARLTELQNEISSYETRFTSLMSEITALKKGELDEQLREEIKAGLERKYGKKAVEEWMPGKAEIQKAVEDGPVKEGEVDPELAKKEKEEKQKDVEEPRKGVEIVGASTLEENPAVSVLGKQEGPSKSLKPEFLESKVKNPIEQMKTPDASRATLSPQPSPLSPAPSDHSPSRSVKTAADEEKEEEDAEKEEEKGEGEQDEEVVPEKKTNKRKAVSQPKGAPPTKRNSRRGAVTEEPEEFEAGEAAEEEEEEGGAEEKEEEPPTTRGRRSKRSSLTKPSASPSLPPKDTSPAISRRAPSVSSTTSAATPGGEGERRSSRRAAAPAAGRRGMRDDVVSKSVRGQTADAADADDGPPTPTAAEEHEPEIRKSTRASRRKSGLPEQQQQAAATPTPVERERRGTRATTRIPRLDLRESVENEHASANNDDHDDHDDDDTTNNNDDDMENPDPDSPTAPTPNNSIKEKGKKSSKPFLFSLLEAMASHRFGTIFESPVRKSDAPDYYSVIKRPMDLKTIKGKIKDGRIERIDELERDVLLMFSNAMMYNAPDSQVYEMAKEMMKDCEGHFAHFRNMEMELDNEG; this is encoded by the exons ATGTCTTCACAGACACCCCTATCCGATTCCTTGACAACCCAAGAAAaactcctcctttcccagGCAGTCTATAAACTCGGAGCATTCAGCTGGGCAGAGGTCAGCAGCCTTTTGTTAGATCATCCTTGTATCAAGGATGCTACACCGCATGCGAGACCGGCAAAGCTTTTCACGCCAGAGAGATGTGAGGGGATATACAAGGAACTAATGGGTGCTATCGGGATTAATGT GCCTGCGCCGGATGGTATCAAGCCACATG CCAAATCGCACCTTCGTCTAGCCCAAAACTACTATATAGCCCGTCTAACGGAACTGCAAAACGAAATATCATCATACGAAACCCGCTTCACCTCTCTCATGTCTGAAATTACTGCCCTCAAGAAAGGAGAATTGGATGAACAACTGCGTGAAGAGATTAAGGCTGGGTTAGAAAGAAAGTATGGTAAAAAGGCCGTTGAAGAGTGGATGCCTGGAAAGGCTGAGATCCAGAAAGCAGTCGAGGATGGGCCTGTGAAAGAGGGTGAAGTAGACCCAGAACTtgcgaagaaggagaaggaagagaaacaAAAGGATGTGGAAGAGCCTAGAAAGGGTGTTGAAATTGTGGGCGCTTCAACTTTGGAAGAGAACCCAGCTGTTTCTGTTTTGGGGAAGCAGGAGGGACCGTCAAAATCATTAAAGCCTGAATTCCTTGAATCAAAAGTAAAAAACCCGATAGAACAGATGAAGACGCCCGATGCATCGCGCGCCACTCTTTCTCCGCAGCCATCACCACTTTCGCCCGCTCCTTCCGACCACTCTCCTTCCCGATCTGTCAAGACTGCTGccgatgaggaaaaagaggaggaggatgcagagaaagaggaagaaaaaggagaaggggagcAGGACGAGGAAGTCGTAcccgagaagaagactaATAAGCGTAAAGCCGTCTCACAACCCAAGGGTGCACCTCCTACCAAGCGAAATAGTCGACGCGGCGCTGTCACCGAGGAACCCGAAGAATTCGAAGCGGGAGAGgctgcagaagaagaagaagaagaaggaggagccgaggaaaaggaggaggaaccACCTACAACTCGTGGCCGTCGTTCCAAACGTTCTTCCCTGACCAAACCatctgcttctccttctttacCTCCCAAAGATACTTCACCTGCTATATCCCGGCGCGCTCCATCTGTCTCCTCTACAACTTCTGCTGCTACACCAGGAGGTGAGGGGGAACGAAGAAGTTCAAGACGTGCGGCTGCCCCTGCTGCAGGTAGGCGGGGAATGAGGGACGATGTAGTTTCTAAATCAGTCCGAGGTCAGACTGCCGATGCGGCGGACGCGGATGATGGACCCCCAACTCCAACTGCGGCAGAGGAACATGAGCCTGAAATACGTAAATCGACCCGAGCCTCGCGCCGGAAATCTGGTCTCCCCgaacagcagcaacaagctGCGGCCACGCCAACCCCTGTTGAACGTGAGCGTCGAGGAACTCGGGCCACTACACGAA TCCCCCGACTAGACCTTCGCGAGTCGGTCGAAAATGAGCACGCTTCAGCAAACAACGACGATCATGAtgaccatgatgatgacgacaCCACCAATAACAATGATGACGATATGGAAAATCCTGATCCAGACTCTCCCACTGCCCCAACGCCCAACAACAGCAtcaaggaaaaaggcaagaaaTCGTCCAAACCATTCTTGTTCTCCCTCCTCGAGGCGATGGCTTCCCACAGATTCGGCACGATCTTTGAGTCCCCAGTCAGGAAATCTGATGCTCCGGATTATTATTCGGTGATCAAGAGACCTATGGACTTGAAGACAATCAAAGGGAAGATcaaggatgggaggatCGAGCGGATTGACGAGCTTGAGAGGGATGTGCTTCTCATGTTCTC GAATGCGATGATGTACAATGCTCCTGATTCTCAAGTCTACGAAATGGCcaaagagatgatgaaggattGTGAAGGACATTTTGCGCACTTCAGGAACATGGAAATGGAATTGGATAATGAAGGGTAG